The following are encoded in a window of Rosa chinensis cultivar Old Blush chromosome 4, RchiOBHm-V2, whole genome shotgun sequence genomic DNA:
- the LOC112198991 gene encoding receptor kinase-like protein Xa21 gives MGLQGTIAPHVGNLSFLVSLDLRNNSFSGFLPNEISHLHRLKVLMLHANQLEGNIPPTLYRCEKLELISLAINKLSGHIPKELGFLPRLEQLLIGNNNFSGGVPPILGNISTLEVLNMSYNGLTGSLPSSLFNLSSLVTFSVEQNHLSGSFHDVDVCHSWPRLQFLSLVHNNFSGQLPYFRNCTELVILYLSFNKFVGKIPADIGNLQNLEELYLSFNSLTGTIPPSIGNLSSLRSLLLRENNLKGSIPRDSGRLSRLVFFVIRTNGLSGPVPLEIFNISSLQVIEAKDNALSGKFPSSSAVRLPSIGFITLSHNKITGHVPSYFANFTKLYVFQVTSNFLYGPIPKNFGSLNHLENLLLGGNQLTGDPGVPTLDFLSSLFNGPSLKRLVLSENPLNGTIPNSFGNSSSPLQFFWIDKCQIKGHIPKGIGSLKSLTYLLWGNNNLSGNIPESIGGLERLQRLYLGNNSLEGCIPDELCLLRNLGELSLQNNKISESIPNCIGNLNLLQKVFLSSNRLTSSVPLGLWDLENLLFLDLSINSFYGNLPPSLSKLNAIQEIDLSQNQFTGNIPSTIGSLQTLSSLNLSQNFFTGSVPQTFGDQLKGGPFWGRFVNFNAQSFLENKALCGRREFGLPPCKTHRTQKSKVATRLLAKYVLPAIASTLILIALCCMLTRYGKRKRGKTPSSVEQLTTVEHIVISYQELRRATNDFCESNLLGVGSFGSVYKGILSNGTTIAVKVLKLEMEGAVKSFDAECKVWRTIRHRNLVKVITTCSSPEVSALVLQYMSNGSLEKWLYSHNYCLSILQRVSMLIDIASALEYLHHGQAEAVVHCDVKPGNILLDEDMVAHVADFGLAKNLAKNKEETQTRTIGTLGYVAPEYGSAGKVSKKGDVYSFGIMLLEIMARKKPTDEMFAGEVTLRQWINVSIPDNVLEVVDAGLLSIEEGRDMNATESILVSILEIGLTCSEEVAEDRMDIKDVVPKLKKIKLALQH, from the exons ATGGGTCTCCAAGGCACAATTGCACCACATGTTGGCAACCTCTCCTTTCTGGTCTCATTGGATCTCCGAAATAACAGCTTCTCTGGGTTCCTGCCAAATGAAATCAGCCATTTACATCGCTTGAAGGTACTCATGCTGCATGCCAACCAGTTGGAGGGAAACATTCCTCCAACTTTGTATCGCTGCGAAAAGCTTGAACTGATTAGCcttgcaataaacaagcttagCGGCCATATACCTAAAGAGTTGGGTTTCTTACCCAGACTTGAGCAACTATTGATTGGTAACAATAATTTTTCTGGTGGAGTTCCACCAATTTTGGGTAACATTTCAACATTAGAAGTATTGAATATGTCCTATAACGGCCTTACTGGTTCACTTCCTTCTTCCCTGTTTAACCTGTCTTCTTTAGTTACTTTTTCTGTGGAACAAAATCACCTTTCTGGAAGTTTTCATGATGTTGATGTCTGCCATTCTTGGCCTAGACTTCAATTCCTTTCTCTTGTTCACAATAATTTTAGTGGCCAGCTTCCTTACTTCAGAAATTGTACAGAGCTTGTCATCTTGTATTTATCATTCAATAAGTTTGTGGGAAAAATTCCAGCAGATATTGGCAACTTACAAAACCTTGAGGAACTTTATCTTAGTTTTAATAGCCTAACTGGTACTATACCTCCTAGCATAGGTAACTTGTCCAGCTTGAGATCCTTGCTTTTAAGGGAGAATAACCTTAAGGGAAGCATTCCTCGTGATTCAGGACGACTTTCTAGATTGGTCTTTTTCGTGATTCGTACGAATGGCCTAAGCGGACCAGTGCCTCTGGAAATATTCAATATCTCCTCCCTGCAAGTTATTGAAGCAAAAGATAATGCCCTTTCAGGAAAGTTTCCTTCCTCCTCTGCAGTTCGGCTTCCTAGCATTGGATTCATCACTCTTTCTCACAATAAAATTACCGGACATGTCCCATCCTATTTTGCAAATTTTACAAAGCTCTACGTATTTCAGGTTACATCCAACTTTCTCTACGGACCAATTCCCAAGAATTTTGGTAGCTTAAATCACCTCGAAAACCTTCTTCTCGGGGGAAATCAATTAACAGGAGATCCCGGAGTTCCTACActtgattttctttcttctttgtttaATGGCCCTTCCCTGAAAAGATTAGTTCTGTCTGAGAATCCTTTAAATGGCACCATACCAAACTCCTTTGgaaattcttcttctcctctccaGTTCTTTTGGATAGACAAGTGCCAGATTAAGGGCCACATACCCAAGGGAATTGGTTCTTTGAAAAGCTTGACGTACCTTTTATGGGGTAACAACAATCTGAGTGGAAATATACCAGAGTCAATTGGAGGTTTGGAGAGGCTGCAAAGATTGTATCTTGGCAACAACAGTTTAGAAGGCTGTATTCCAGACGAGCTTTGTCTTTTGAGGAACCTGGGAGAACTATCactacaaaacaataaaatctcTGAATCAATCCCAAATTGCATAGGAAACCTCAACCTCCTTCAGAAAGTTTTCCTAAGTTCCAATAGATTGACATCATCAGTACCGTTGGGTTTATGGGACCTTGAAAATCTCCTGTTCTTAGATCTGTCAATCAATTCTTTTTATGGGAACTTACCTCCAAGCTTGAGCAAGTTGAATGCCATTCAAGAGATAGATTTATCTCAAAACCAATTTACCGGAAACATTCCAAGCACCATAGGCAGTTTGCAAACTCTGAGCTCTCTTAATCTGTCACAAAACTTCTTTACAGGTTCTGTTCCACAAACTTTTGGTGATCAGCTGAAAGG AGGTCCCTTCTGGGGACGTTTCGTCAACTTCAATGCCCAGTCATTTTTGGAGAATAAAGCACTATGTGGGAGACGAGAGTTTGGACTCCCACCTTGCAAGACTCATAGGACTCAAAAATCAAAAGTGGCCACTCGTTTGCTGGCCAAATATGTTCTTCCAGCCATTGCATCAACACTGATTCTCATAGCCCTCTGTTGTATGTTGACAAGGtatggaaaaagaaagagaggcaAGACTCCGAGTTCAGTTGAACAGTTAACAACAGTGGAGCATATTGTGATATCATATCAAGAACTCCGTCGGGCTACAAATGACTTTTGTGAAAGCAACTTACTTGGAGTGGGAAGTTTTGGCTCGGTGTACAAGGGGATACTGTCTAATGGGACAACCATTGCTGTCAAAGTTCTTAAGCTGGAAATGGAGGGTGCTGTAAAAAGTTTTGATGCAGAATGCAAGGTGTGGAGAACAATCCGGCATAGGAATCTTGTAAAGGTCATAACTACATGTTCTAGCCCTGAGGTCAGTGCTTTGGTGCTGCAGTACATGTCTAATGGCAGTCTTGAGAAATGGTTATACTCTCACAACTACTGTCTCAGTATTCTGCAAAGAGTGAGCATGTTGATCGATATTGCATCTGCTTTGGAATATCTCCATCATGGCCAAGCAGAAGCAGTGGTGCACTGTGATGTGAAGCCTGGGAATATCCTTCTTGATGAAGACATGGTAGCACATGTTGCAGACTTCGGTCTTGCAAAAAATTTAGCAAAAAACAAAGAGGAAACACAGACAAGAACCATCGGCACTCTGGGCTACGTAGCACCAG AGTATGGTTCTGCCGGAAAAGTGTCCAAAAAGGGTGATGTCTATAGCTTTGGGATAATGCTGCTGGAAATAATGGCGAGAAAGAAACCCACTGATGAAATGTTTGCCGGAGAAGTTACTTTGAGGCAATGGATAAATGTCTCTATCCCTGATAATGTTCTGGAAGTGGTGGATGCTGGCTTATTGAGCATAGAAGAGGGAAGAGACATGAATGCCACAGAAAGTATCCTAGTGTCCATCCTCGAAATAGGCTTGACGTGTTCGGAAGAAGTAGCAGAGGATAGAATGGACATTAAGGATGTGGTGcccaagctcaagaaaataaaattggcACTACAACATTGA